Proteins encoded together in one Planctomyces sp. SH-PL14 window:
- a CDS encoding flavoprotein, with protein MQGKEILIGVCGGVAAYKVADLASKLVQQKAGVTVVMTAAAEKFVGRTTFEALTGRPVRTDTFQPTEHFIGEHIGLGRKADLYIIAPATADMLAKLAQGHADDLVSLTALTVTCPVLLAPAMNNEMWVKPPVQRNVAQLRADGATVVGPADGWLSCGAIGPGRMAEPADLLAEARRLLHVL; from the coding sequence ATGCAAGGCAAAGAGATCCTCATCGGCGTCTGCGGCGGGGTGGCGGCCTATAAGGTCGCGGACCTGGCGAGCAAGCTCGTCCAGCAGAAGGCCGGGGTGACGGTCGTCATGACCGCCGCCGCCGAGAAGTTCGTCGGCCGGACCACCTTCGAGGCGCTCACCGGCCGGCCCGTGCGGACGGACACGTTTCAGCCGACGGAGCACTTCATCGGCGAGCACATCGGTCTCGGCCGGAAGGCGGATCTCTACATCATCGCCCCGGCGACGGCCGACATGCTGGCGAAGCTCGCCCAGGGCCACGCGGATGACCTCGTGTCGCTGACGGCGCTGACGGTCACCTGCCCGGTCCTGCTCGCGCCGGCGATGAACAACGAGATGTGGGTCAAACCCCCGGTGCAGCGGAACGTGGCCCAGCTCCGGGCGGACGGGGCGACCGTCGTGGGCCCGGCGGACGGCTGGCTGAGCTGCGGAGCGATTGGTCCCGGCCGGATGGCTGAGCCCGCGGATCTTCTCGCCGAAGCCCGGCGGCTGCTGCACGTCCTCTGA
- a CDS encoding amidophosphoribosyltransferase yields the protein MADLFHECGVAAVYHLPTRETSTLAPKGGRNVVSRLIPRILLDIQNRGQLAAGMTSFNPARAQIIDTHRNVGTVTEVFRLNHTAKAEAIMKENEGIAAIGHVRYATCGKDDKSYAQPFERHHIEKRKWFSFGFNGQLANYLDLRKEILSQGDFHLARETDTETLMHLIGQEISRQSKPDYVSLLRNLSVKLDGSYNIVYLDALGGMFVARDPLGFRPLCYAEEDGLFVAASESVALANMGFKEESIHSLLPGHAVIIQDGQMRVEEFAPSPRRAHCFFEWIYFANVASTLDDRSVYLTRKVLGEKLAHQEKVPLDETTIVVPVPDTAKAAADSMAYELRIPSVEGLIRNRYVGRTFIEGNNRADKAKAKYTPLREVLQGRRVFLVEDTIVRSTTMRTLISQIRERGGAREVHVRVACPPIIAPCFYGIDMSDVSQLFAPKYVKNGTLTPEAEAEMAAELGADTLRYLPMSAISESVQLPGSSLCEACITGQYPTDAGRKLYQLNLENCLPSGIGCTGGRLVESADTELLTPART from the coding sequence ATGGCAGACCTCTTTCACGAGTGCGGCGTTGCCGCTGTCTACCACCTTCCCACGCGCGAGACGAGCACGCTCGCTCCCAAGGGGGGACGGAACGTTGTCTCACGTCTCATCCCACGCATCCTTCTGGACATCCAGAACCGCGGCCAGCTCGCCGCCGGGATGACCTCCTTCAACCCCGCCCGCGCTCAGATCATCGACACCCACCGCAACGTGGGGACGGTGACCGAAGTCTTCCGCCTCAACCACACGGCCAAGGCGGAGGCGATCATGAAGGAAAACGAGGGGATCGCCGCCATCGGCCACGTCCGCTACGCCACCTGCGGCAAGGACGACAAGAGCTACGCCCAACCCTTCGAACGACACCACATCGAAAAACGGAAGTGGTTCTCCTTCGGCTTCAACGGCCAGCTCGCCAACTACCTCGACCTCCGCAAGGAAATCCTCTCGCAGGGGGATTTTCATCTGGCCCGCGAGACCGACACCGAAACCCTGATGCACCTCATCGGGCAGGAAATCTCCCGGCAGTCGAAGCCCGACTACGTCTCCCTGCTGCGGAACCTGAGCGTAAAGCTCGACGGCTCCTATAACATCGTCTACCTCGACGCCCTCGGCGGGATGTTCGTCGCCCGCGACCCCCTCGGCTTCCGACCCCTCTGCTACGCCGAAGAAGACGGCCTGTTCGTCGCCGCCAGCGAGAGCGTCGCCCTCGCCAACATGGGCTTCAAGGAGGAGTCGATCCACAGCCTCCTTCCCGGCCACGCCGTCATCATCCAGGACGGCCAGATGCGGGTCGAGGAGTTCGCCCCCAGCCCCCGCCGGGCCCACTGCTTCTTCGAGTGGATCTACTTCGCCAACGTCGCCAGCACGCTCGACGACCGCAGCGTCTACCTCACCCGCAAGGTCCTGGGCGAAAAGCTCGCCCACCAGGAGAAGGTCCCGCTCGACGAGACGACGATCGTCGTCCCCGTGCCGGACACCGCCAAGGCGGCCGCCGACTCGATGGCCTATGAGCTCCGGATCCCCAGCGTCGAAGGGCTGATCCGCAACCGCTACGTCGGCCGGACCTTCATCGAAGGGAACAACCGGGCCGACAAGGCGAAGGCCAAGTACACGCCGCTCCGCGAAGTCCTCCAGGGACGGCGGGTGTTCCTCGTCGAGGACACGATCGTCCGCTCGACGACGATGCGGACCCTGATCTCGCAGATCCGCGAACGCGGCGGAGCCCGGGAAGTCCACGTCCGCGTCGCCTGCCCGCCGATCATCGCCCCGTGCTTCTACGGGATCGACATGTCGGACGTCTCGCAGCTCTTCGCCCCCAAGTACGTCAAGAACGGCACGCTGACGCCGGAGGCCGAGGCCGAAATGGCGGCCGAACTCGGGGCCGATACGCTCCGCTACCTCCCGATGTCGGCGATCTCGGAATCGGTCCAGCTCCCCGGCTCGTCGCTCTGCGAAGCCTGCATCACGGGGCAGTACCCGACGGACGCCGGCCGCAAGCTGTACCAGCTCAATCTCGAGAACTGCCTCCCATCGGGGATCGGCTGCACCGGCGGCCGGCTCGTCGAATCGGCGGATACGGAACTGCTGACGCCGGCCCGGACGTGA
- a CDS encoding sigma-70 family RNA polymerase sigma factor, with amino-acid sequence MSDVTRILLAIEHGDQNAAEQLLPLVYQELRKLAAAKLVQEKLGQTLQPTALVHEAYLRLVDGPQPQRWNGRGHFFGAAAEAMRRILIENARRKQSLKRAHTLEDFDLGEIADEPATGGEDNLLKLDEALSRFEQQWPDKAKLVKLRYFAGLTTPEAAHVLGISIRTAERTWTYAKAWLLDAVRNSP; translated from the coding sequence ATGAGCGACGTCACCCGCATCCTCCTCGCAATCGAACACGGCGATCAGAACGCCGCCGAACAACTCCTCCCACTCGTCTACCAGGAACTCCGCAAACTCGCCGCCGCCAAACTGGTCCAGGAAAAACTCGGCCAGACCCTCCAACCAACCGCACTCGTCCACGAAGCCTACCTCCGCCTCGTCGACGGCCCACAGCCGCAGCGATGGAACGGCCGCGGCCACTTCTTCGGCGCCGCCGCCGAAGCCATGCGGCGGATCCTGATTGAGAACGCGCGCAGGAAGCAAAGCCTGAAACGGGCCCACACGCTCGAAGACTTCGACCTGGGAGAAATCGCCGACGAGCCGGCCACCGGCGGCGAAGACAATCTGCTGAAGCTCGACGAAGCCCTTTCGCGATTCGAACAGCAATGGCCCGACAAAGCCAAGCTGGTCAAGCTCCGCTACTTCGCGGGACTGACGACCCCCGAAGCGGCCCACGTCCTCGGAATCTCCATCAGAACCGCCGAACGAACGTGGACTTACGCCAAGGCCTGGCTGCTCGACGCCGTGCGAAATTCGCCCTGA